From Populus alba chromosome 16, ASM523922v2, whole genome shotgun sequence:
CAGAACATTAATATAGCATCAGGACAATTTTGTAAAGTAATCCAAAAGTTGAAATTGTTCGATAAAGTCCTAAAAATAGACAGAGAAAATCATCAATATCTTAGTTTCGACACGGATAAAGGAGTGATTCAAAAGTTTCTCAAAAGAAGTTATGTAGACAGTTGCAGATAAGTTATGTCTTACACTGTCGATTTATTCGGATTATTAGTGATCCATGAAGGAAGCTCCCCAGTAAGCATGTTTCTTGTTAAAAATCTAAGCAAGAAACACCAACTCATCAGCAACAGTGTTCGCCAGCTatacattatattatataaatataaatataaacaactTAAACATACAACTTTGTCAGATTCCGAAATGTTTCTGGAATGCTACCATttaagttgttgaagctcaaaTCACTGCGAGCCAAAGCGAAAcgcatcaaatatatattaccCAAAATTGAAAACCCGAGACTTAATTGGTAATGTCGATCAAAGTTAAAAGAAAGAACGAATGAGATCAATGTATAGACATGATTGTTGAGTTATTTACACGATGGAGTTTCAACCAGTTGGTGTAGACTACCTAAGATATATTGAACAATTACTGGAGATTTCGTAAAAGGTAAACGTACAGATATGATAACTTAGGCCACTTGCCAATGTATTTGGGTATTGGACCATTAATATTGCAATTTCTCAGAACCCTGCAGGAACAATTGATGAAGTAAGAGACTGTAGATTAACAACTTCCATTTTCTCGAtgtttttcaacaattttaaacatgatagagttaattaatggaaaaacattcgtaatattaaattcattagttaattaacatgataaactaaataaataaaatgtaagtCATTATCAAATAGTTTCTTTATAATATTACACAACGATAGAAATTGAGAGAACAGAAGCATGGTggaaaacatatttataataataatttcatacgAAATAAAATCCCAAGGATCTTGTGTCAATGAAAGTGCTTATCTACTTGGAAAACTAAAAGTCTAAAGATTTTCGAGTAAATTAATCCcataaatatgaagaaaaacactCACACAGAAAACAGAGAATTGGGCTCCCGTATGACTTCTGGAGGGAAAGATATTCCGGGATTGTTTACATCACTCACCCACCTGGAATCATTGAACAACACTTTATAACTCGTTAATAAGAAAACGACATGTTTCATGTCTATCTccacattaaaataaaacaaatcattacACATACAACTTCCGTAATTTTGTCAGACTAAAAGTTTTTGCAGGCAGATTCCCTTCAAAATTATTTCCTATCAGGACCCTGACAAGTACATAATGCAACAGTCAGCTCAATGCACCAAATTGTTTTCCTTcataagtttaattaaatcctcaATAGATTATAACATTTAACTTGACTatgttttatagaaaaaaaaaaaaaaaaaacttacagaGCGGTGAGGTTCACCCATTTTTCAATATAACCAGGTATCGGACCAGACAAATAGTTTCCACCTACCGCGCTGCATTGACCCAAATGCTTCCTTTAATTATATGACACcgaaaaattaaattgcaagagaaaaataaaagcaagaaactCACAACACTCGAAGATTGGTCAGATCCTCATATGTCGTAGGAATTGTCCCATTAAAATTATTCGCTGTCAAGTATCTACAAGAAATTAAGTTCTAGGTTATTGGTAGTGCTAtatgtttcaaaattttcacATGGGGCCTCATCTACAGTTAAATGAAGTTCGACTCTCCATGATCAaaatgacaaaagaaaaaagaagaaaattacagGAATAGAAGGTTGATTAAATTTCCAAGCTCCTTCGGAAGTTCACCATGAAGATCATTGTCATCCAGGGCCCTTTTTCTCCAGAGAAACAGACAAATAAGTAGACAAATTTATAATACTCTTGAAATAAAGACTAAAAGAAGTGGTGAGTAAGTTTTTCGCACAAGTAACGGAGTTCAGACAGTTTTCCTAATTCTTTTGGAATACGGCCTGACAACGAGTTATTATAAAGATCCCTGCAAATCGAATGACATAATATATAAGGCGCAAATATCATGTAGAACTATGCAATCACAGTAACTTCATAAATGGTATTGagcattatattttcttattaataattTCGGAATCTCGGCCCATGTGGCCAAGTCTATTGGTTGTTGTTCGTTCAATCGTTCCTATCATT
This genomic window contains:
- the LOC118045870 gene encoding uncharacterized protein isoform X1, which produces MMLICRLFVLNFLLLWQPGTGGANTSINNRIDDIERNGTLPEYEVRALRVLSQTLQSSSTRTLQSSSTQLPLSSPICSEDLYAEIKCGSTDNTTNGAFRSVTEINLRGKRLDGSIHYSIGLFKNLEILYLYYNQLSGGIPSTLGQLQHLKYLDLSSNSLTGSIPPSLTKLQNLEYLLLSSNDLDGTIPTNLKGLQSLRLLDLSHNKLTGPIPDSIGYCQNLTVMDLYNNSLSGRIPKELGKLSELRYLALDDNDLHGELPKELGNLINLLFLYLTANNFNGTIPTTYEDLTNLRVFAVGGNYLSGPIPGYIEKWVNLTALVLIGNNFEGNLPAKTFSLTKLRKLWVSDVNNPGISFPPEVIREPNSLFSVVLRNCNINGPIPKYIGKWPKLSYLDLSFNNLNGSIPETFRNLTKLFLTRNMLTGELPSWITNNPNKSTVTLSNNFNFWITLQNCPDAILMFCAWLCLFIMFS